One genomic window of Niveibacterium sp. SC-1 includes the following:
- the tauA gene encoding taurine ABC transporter substrate-binding protein, with amino-acid sequence MRSAHRLASAALFLLGLATAAHAADEVAVAYQTSVDPSKVAQADGLYEKATNAKINWRKFDSGADVITAVASGDVQVGYVGSSPLAAAVSRNLPVVTFLVAAQLGSAEALVVRNGSKIEKPADLVGKKVAVPFVSTTHYSLLAALKHWKIDPAKVQIVNLRPPEIIAAWQRGDIDAAYVWDPALGKAKESGKLLTTSAEVGKWGAPTFDAWIVRKDFAEKNPQFVEQFAKVTLDAYAAYRANPKGWVGNTANIEKTARITGAKPEEIAGLLEGNIFPLAKEQAALLGKPTVRAVADTAVFLKDQGKVDQVQSDYGPYVSPSYLKLAASK; translated from the coding sequence ATGCGTTCTGCACACCGCCTTGCCTCCGCCGCGTTGTTCCTTTTGGGACTGGCCACCGCCGCTCACGCCGCCGACGAAGTCGCCGTCGCCTACCAGACTTCGGTCGATCCCTCGAAGGTCGCGCAGGCCGATGGCCTGTACGAGAAGGCCACCAACGCGAAGATCAACTGGCGCAAGTTCGACTCGGGCGCGGATGTGATCACCGCGGTCGCCTCGGGCGACGTGCAGGTGGGCTACGTGGGTTCCAGCCCGCTCGCGGCCGCGGTCAGTCGCAATCTGCCGGTAGTCACCTTCCTCGTCGCGGCCCAGCTCGGTTCGGCGGAGGCGCTGGTGGTGCGCAACGGCAGCAAGATCGAGAAGCCGGCGGACCTGGTCGGCAAAAAGGTGGCCGTGCCTTTCGTCTCGACCACGCACTACAGCCTCCTGGCGGCGCTCAAGCACTGGAAGATCGACCCGGCCAAGGTGCAGATCGTCAATCTGCGTCCGCCCGAGATCATTGCGGCCTGGCAGCGGGGCGACATCGATGCCGCCTATGTCTGGGATCCGGCGCTGGGCAAGGCCAAGGAGAGCGGCAAGCTCTTGACCACTTCCGCCGAGGTCGGCAAGTGGGGCGCGCCGACCTTTGATGCGTGGATCGTGCGCAAGGATTTCGCCGAGAAGAACCCGCAGTTCGTGGAGCAGTTCGCCAAGGTCACGCTGGACGCCTATGCGGCCTATCGCGCCAACCCGAAGGGCTGGGTCGGCAACACCGCCAACATCGAGAAGACGGCGCGCATCACGGGCGCCAAGCCCGAGGAGATCGCTGGCCTGCTCGAAGGCAACATTTTCCCGCTCGCCAAGGAGCAGGCCGCACTGCTGGGCAAGCCGACGGTGCGCGCCGTGGCCGACACCGCCGTGTTCCTCAAGGACCAGGGCAAGGTGGATCAAGTGCAGAGCGACTACGGCCCCTACGTGTCGCCCAGCTACCTCAAGCTCGCGGCCAGCAAGTAA